GCTGACCTCGAGCGAAGCGCCGACGGCACCTTCGTCGAGTCGATCGACCAGGATGCGCAGGGTCGTATCACCGTTCGGTTCAACCAGCCGCTCGTCAATTGGCGTGTGTTGTGGTCCGGGACAGCAGTAATCGAACCTCCCGCACCCGGAGTGTTCGGCGGACCGTTCGTGGTCGAGACATTCGAGCCCGGGCTGCGCACTGTGCTGGTGCCGAATCGGTCGTGGTGGGGACCTGGCCCATATCTCGACCGTCTCGAGATCGTGGTGGTGCCAGACCATGACATCGCCATGAGGCTCTTCGCGACCGGCGAGCTGGACGTCGTGTCGCCTTGGCCGTCGGTGGGTCGCCTGGCCGAGCTCGAAGCGGTGGCCGCGGTTCGACCAGTGCAGATCGACACAGCCGTCGGCACCGGCTGGTGGACCGGTATGACATTGGATCCGGCCCGGGTCGACGACGGCGATCGAGCCGCTCTGGCGTCCCTCCTCGACGCCGGATTCTTCGCCGAGTCGTTGCTGAAGGGTGAGGTCGTGCCGCTGCCGGGCGACCCCGCCGCCCCGATTGGCCCGTTGAACCAGGTCACCATCACCGCAGCCGACGACGTGCCCATGCTGGCGGTGGCCAACAGGGCCATCGTGCTTGCCGCTCGCAGCGGGGGAGGGACGCCACCCGAGGTCCGCGAGGGCGATTCGGGCCTGGTCGAAACCTGGCTCGACGAGGGCGCCGACGTTTGGGTGGGGCTCAACTACGAAGGACCCGGGCGGGGTTGTTGGACGTGCCGCTACGGGTGGGTCGACGAAGTGGCAGCCCGTCTGGCCGACGGTGGCGGGCCGACACTCGACGAGCTGCTGGACGAACGAAGCGTGGTCAAGCGGTGGTGGAACCCCATCATCGCTGTTGCCAGTTCCGACCAGATCGTCGGCCCCGAAGCCAATGGCTGGGCCCTGGGCCCGATCTGGAACGCACACACCTGGTACATCAGGCCCGACGACCAGTAGGCATCAGGTGACGGCGTCGCCGAAGCAAGGGCCATTCGGGCGCGAGCCGGGTGTTCCCTCCATCGGCGTCGCCAGGAATTGCAGCGGTATGCCCTGTGAGGGGTGCGGCGCCGGCGGGTGTTTCGCCGCTTTCCCGATGGCGTGAAGCCCAATGTGGTCGCCGATTCCGAAGCCGTTGTTGAACCCCAGCGATGGGTACATCAGCTGCCGTACCTCGTTGCAGTGGTCTAGCCCGACGATGTGGCCCATCTCGTGACGAATCACCGCGCCGAGGTCGTCGAACGAAAGCTGCGAACCCGAACCCCAGTGATAGCCGACGTGGCCGGTGACGTAGGTGGGGTCGCCGTTGACCCTTACGTGCCAATGGGCGACCGACACGGCAACTGCCAAGGGCAGCAGCCCGCTTTGGTAGGGCCTGGCGCCGATCCACACCGGAGCCCACCGGTCGCCGTAGCGCTCGGGCTGGTACTCCGAACGGTTGGCTATGCGGGGCATGCCGGCCACGACGACGTGTCCGATGTATTCGTCGGTCTCGCCGTCGTACACGAACTCGAGACCCGTCAGTTCCGACACCTCGGCCACGGCGTCGAGGATCACCCCGACCGCCCCCGTGGGGCCCAGATCGTTGTTGATGACGAAATGGATCGCCTCATCGGAGGACCATCGGAACGGTTCACCGTCGTCCCAGCTGCTGATGAACGCGTGGGTGCTGCGGGCCTGAACGCCGCTGGAGAATCCGGCGGGGTCGGGCTCGGCGCTGCCGAAGCCCCAGCCGACCCCCGTCTTGTCCAGCATTGTGTAACCCGAACGGTCGTCGACGACGTCCACCGCTGTCACGTCGGGTATCGAGTCGACATCGGCGACGCCGGGCAGCGATCCGTGGAACACGCTGTTGCCGAAGTTGAAGATGCCGCCGTCGGAGGCCACCATCAGGTAGGCGTTTCCAGACGACAGCGCTCCTATCACCGGCTCGGCGAGCTGGGTGTTCGGCAACACCTGGGGCACCGATCCGGCAAAGGGGGCGGTGCCGAACGCGAACAAGCCGCCATCGCCGGCGACCAGCCAGTAGCCGGTGCGATCGTGGGGCACCAGGCCCGCGATCGGCTGGTCGAGGGTCACCCCAGGCAGCACTCCCGGGATAGACCCGTGAAAGGTGGCCTCGCCGAATGCGAATATTCCACCGTCGACGCCCAGCAGGTAGTAGCCGGAGCCGTCGTCCAGGGCCACACCATCTATCACGGAAACGGCCAGGGCGATGCCCGTCATGTCGCCGAAGTGGGTTGCGTTGCCGAACACGAACACCCGTCCGGCCGACGAGAACAGCCAGTAGCCGCCGCCGTCTGGTGTCGACGCCATCGCCACCACGGTTTCGCCCGCATCATCGCCGGAAGGTGGCCGTGGTGGGCAGCGTCGATGGCGAAGACCTTGCCGTCGGACGAGACGATCCAGTAGCCGGATTGATTGGGCGTATAGACCAGATCGACGAAGGCAGCGCCCTCGGGGCTGCGAACGAACGAGTTGGCCGAGATCTCACCTTCGACCGCGCCAGCTGGGCTCGTCAGAGAACGATGCTCAGGTCCAGCAGCGCCGTGCCGGCGGCTGCCGACGTGAGTTGCAGGAAACGCCGACGATTCAGGGCTGCAGGCATCTGGCCAATTGTGGCTCAGATCTCGGCGGCAAGGGCGTCAGCGAACGACGCACCCTGATCCATCAACATCTTGTATTGCATCACGTGGCGAGGACGGTTCATGCCGAACACCCCCGCCAGATTCTCACCACGCCCGTACAGGGCCACGAAGCGTCGCTCCTCGAGGGTGCCCTCGACGATCTCGATGTGATCGTCTGGCCTCACCCGGCCCGCCAGCTGGATCTTGCGGTCGTATTGATCAGACCAGAACCACGGCACCGGGTCGTAGGCGGTGGCTTCGGCGTCGTCGACCAGAAGGCGCTGGGCTGCGTGCATGCCCATCGACACCGCGTTGTCCCAGTGTTCGACGCGCATCATCTCGCCGCCAAAGCGGGGGTTGGGCCAGCGGGCCACGTCACCTGCTGCGGTTACTCCGGGAGCGGCCAGCGTGGTTTCGTCGCAGACGATGCCGTTGTCGATCGTCAGCCCCGAGCCTTCGAGCCATTCGGTGTTGGGGGTGACGCCGATGCCCACGACGATGATGTCGGCATCGACCGAGGAACCGTCGGACAGAACCACCCCGGTGGCCCTTCCCGCAGATGACGAGATCTCGTCCACGCCAACGCCGGTGCGCAGGTCGACACCGTGTTCGGTGTGGATCTGCGCCATCACCTCGCCCATCGTGTCGCCGAGAATTCGACCGAGCGGGGTGGGCAGGGCTTCGACGAGTGTGACGTCGCGCTCGAGGCCCCTGCACGTGGCAGCGACCTCGGCCCCGATGAAGCCGGCGCCGACCACCACGACCCGTCCGGTGGTGCTCTCGATCGCAGCCCGCAGCTTCGAGCAGTCGTCGAGGGTGCGCAACACGTGCACGCCCTCGAGGTCTTCGGTGCCGGGGATGGTGCGGCACCTTGCGCCCGTGGCGATCAGCAGGCCATCGACATCGATTTCGCCCTTGGTGGTCGACAGCCGGCGGTTGGCCAGGTGAAAGCCGGTTGCACGAACGCCGATGTGGGCGTCGACATCGAGTTCGGCCAGGCGCTCTGCGGTCGCCAACACC
Above is a genomic segment from Acidimicrobiales bacterium containing:
- a CDS encoding twin-arginine translocation signal domain-containing protein, encoding MPAALNRRRFLQLTSAAAGTALLDLSIVL
- a CDS encoding matrixin family metalloprotease — its product is MASTPDGGGYWLFSSAGRVFVFGNATHFGDMTGIALAVSVIDGVALDDGSGYYLLGVDGGIFAFGEATFHGSIPGVLPGVTLDQPIAGLVPHDRTGYWLVAGDGGLFAFGTAPFAGSVPQVLPNTQLAEPVIGALSSGNAYLMVASDGGIFNFGNSVFHGSLPGVADVDSIPDVTAVDVVDDRSGYTMLDKTGVGWGFGSAEPDPAGFSSGVQARSTHAFISSWDDGEPFRWSSDEAIHFVINNDLGPTGAVGVILDAVAEVSELTGLEFVYDGETDEYIGHVVVAGMPRIANRSEYQPERYGDRWAPVWIGARPYQSGLLPLAVAVSVAHWHVRVNGDPTYVTGHVGYHWGSGSQLSFDDLGAVIRHEMGHIVGLDHCNEVRQLMYPSLGFNNGFGIGDHIGLHAIGKAAKHPPAPHPSQGIPLQFLATPMEGTPGSRPNGPCFGDAVT
- a CDS encoding ABC transporter substrate-binding protein, whose product is MNLGGCRRPWLVALILVLVLGACTGSDSVDPADISFPDVAPTSTAPRPTSSLSTPTTQGPPTGGAVRVGLWAEPDPQAPTLAGAIVRSVTQPQLFEADADGGWTAGLVRPGSDVDGPDLRSASFELRSGAMWSDGSPITVADLERSADGTFVESIDQDAQGRITVRFNQPLVNWRVLWSGTAVIEPPAPGVFGGPFVVETFEPGLRTVLVPNRSWWGPGPYLDRLEIVVVPDHDIAMRLFATGELDVVSPWPSVGRLAELEAVAAVRPVQIDTAVGTGWWTGMTLDPARVDDGDRAALASLLDAGFFAESLLKGEVVPLPGDPAAPIGPLNQVTITAADDVPMLAVANRAIVLAARSGGGTPPEVREGDSGLVETWLDEGADVWVGLNYEGPGRGCWTCRYGWVDEVAARLADGGGPTLDELLDERSVVKRWWNPIIAVASSDQIVGPEANGWALGPIWNAHTWYIRPDDQ
- a CDS encoding FAD-dependent oxidoreductase; translated protein: MQRSSITIVGASLAGLRAIEALRRGGFEGDITLIGDEPHTPYDRPPLSKKVLSGEWPLSKPVLATAERLAELDVDAHIGVRATGFHLANRRLSTTKGEIDVDGLLIATGARCRTIPGTEDLEGVHVLRTLDDCSKLRAAIESTTGRVVVVGAGFIGAEVAATCRGLERDVTLVEALPTPLGRILGDTMGEVMAQIHTEHGVDLRTGVGVDEISSSAGRATGVVLSDGSSVDADIIVVGIGVTPNTEWLEGSGLTIDNGIVCDETTLAAPGVTAAGDVARWPNPRFGGEMMRVEHWDNAVSMGMHAAQRLLVDDAEATAYDPVPWFWSDQYDRKIQLAGRVRPDDHIEIVEGTLEERRFVALYGRGENLAGVFGMNRPRHVMQYKMLMDQGASFADALAAEI